The DNA segment TCCGTCAGGTGCTCCTGAATCTGCTCTCGAACGCGGTAAAGTTCACGGCGGCCGGAGAGATCGCCATCCGGGTGCACCCGGTGGATGTCGCCGATACCCACGGCGGCGACCACCGGTCGATGATCCGCTTCGAGGTGCAGGACACGGGCATCGGAGTAGAGGTAACTGACCACGAGAGATTGTTCGAATCTTTCGCGCAGGCTGATGCGTCGACCACCCGCAGGTACGGTGGAACCGGATTGGGACTGGCGATCTCCCGGCGCCTGACTGAGGCGATGGGCGGGACCATCGGGGTTGCAAGCACCCCCGGTGCAGGCAGCACCTTCTGGTTCACCCTGCCACTCGCTGGGTCGAAGAGCATGACGGCACCGGAATCCAACCTGCTCGACGAGCTACGGGTGCTGGTGGTCGACGACAACGCGACCAACCGGCTGGTGCTGGAATCGCAGCTGGGGTCCTGGCGGATGAACACTGCAGCTGTTGAGACCGGTGACGTCGCAATTGAGCGACTCCTTGCCGCAGCCGACGCGGGAGAACCTTTCGACATAGCTGTGCTCGACATGTGTATGCCGGATATCAACGGGATCGACCTGGCTGAGGCGATCAACAGCCACCCCGAGCTGGCAGCTACCCGGTTGATCCTCCTCACTTCCAACGGGCATATTGACCGCGACCGGCTTGCCGCTGCCGGGGTGTCTGAATGGTTGACCAAACCGGTCCGGAGCTCGGCGCTCTACGACCGCCTGATGCACCTGATGACTGCAACCGACGCCGAACCGGCGCCGGAGACTGTCCGCTCCCGCACCGTCCAGCTGCAGGATGCCCAGTACGGTTCGGATGCCCGCATCCTGGTGGTCGAGGACAACGCGGTCAACCAGCTGGTCGCCGAATCGATGCTGCTGAAGCTGGGATATCGGGTGGACCTGGTCGGAGATGGCACCGAAGCGGTCAAGGCCACGTCCCACGAGACCTACGCGGCCGTGCTGATGGACTGTCACATGCCGGTGATGGATGGGTTCGAAGCCACCCGCGCCATCAGGGGTCGAGGAGGAGCCCATCTGCCAATCATCGCCATGACCGCTGGAGCACTGAGCGAGGACCGTGAACGATGCCGCGCCGCAGGGATGGACGATTACCTCGCCAAGCCGGTAGACATCACCCGGCTCCAGACCACCCTGCTCCGGTGGGTGGGCACCCCCGCCGTCGCCCCCGCCGTCACGACAGCGCCGACGCCCGCGGCCGACGTCGTACACGCCGAACCCCGGGAGGTCGTGGACCCCGCCCGGCTGGAGGTGCTCCGTGGGCTGGGCGCCGATGATGGGTGGGGTGTGCTGCCCGCTGCAGCCGCCGCGTTCCTCGGCGCTGTTCCCGGCGATCTCGCGGAGCTCCGCGAGGCGCTCGAGCGAGGCACAGGATTGGGCGACGCCGCGCACAAGCTCCGGGGGGCAGCCGCAAATATCGGTGCTGACGGCGTAGCCGCGCTGTGCGCGGAGCTCGAGGACGCCTCACGCGGCGGTAGCGGGGTGCACCCGGAAAAGCTGACAGAGCTGGAAGCGGAACTGGAACTGGTATCCGTTGCGCTCGCCGAATCAGTGGTGGGAGCACCGTGAAGGTACTGGTCGTGGACGATGATCCGGGTTCGCTGATGGTCGCGAAAGCGGTGGTGGAACATGCCGGCTACGAGTGCCTCTCGGCGGCCGACGGGGACACCGCGTGGGAGCTGTTCCAGCTGCATCAACCGGAGGTCGTGGTTACCGACTGGGTGATGCCAGGCATGAATGGCCTGGAGCTGTGTGAGTCGATCCGAAGGGTCGCCGAGGACTCCTACACCTACCTCGTCTTGCTCACCTCCTTCGGCTCGCAGGACGACGTGCTCGCCGGGATGGAGGCCGGCGCCGATGATTACGTCACCAAGCCGTTGGACCCCTTCACCCTGCGCACCCGGCTCCTGGTGGCACGCCGGGTGACTGCCCTGCACGCGCAACTCGGAAAGTACCGGCAGGAGCTCACCCGGCAGGCGCGAACCGATCCTCTCACCCATCTGGACAACAGGCTGAAACTCACCGAGGACCTGGATTTGCTGCATGGCCGTAGCCAGCGCTACGGCGGTCGTTACTCCCTGGCGTTGTGCGACGTTGACTACTTCAAGAGCTTCAATGACCTGCAGGGTCACCCGGCTGGCGATAATGCCCTGAAATTGGTCGCCAAGACCCTGGCCGCGCTGGCACGGGACACAGACGGTGTCTACCGCTTCGGCGGCGAGGAGTTTTTGCTGATCCTGCCTGACCAGGGAGCAGCCGACGCGGAGGCCGCGGTAGACCGAATCCGCTCCGGTATTGAATCACTGGGTATCGTGCACGCGGGCAACCCCCGCCAGGTGCTCACGATCAGCGCTGGCATCTCAACCTTCACCGCTGACCATCCAGTCGGCAGCGGGCAATTACTCAAAGAAGCCGATGACGCCCTGTACTCGGCCAAAGCCGCAGGCCGGAACCGGGTTGTGAGTTTCGTCCGGGCCGGATAGAGAAACCCGGCCCGGACGAACCCCTCGTGCCTAGGTGGCCCAGGTCTGTTTGATCAGATCAGCGCAGCGCTCACCGATCATCATGATGGTGATGTTGGGGTTCACTGTGGTCAGCTCGGGCATCACCGACGCGTCAGCCACCCGCAGACCCGTCACGCCTTTCACCCGCAGCTGGGGGTCCAACGGCGACAGGTCGTCGCTGGGCGCCCCCATCCGCACCGTGCCGGCCGGGTGATAAACCGTGTTGTGGGTCCTGCGGATGTAGTCGGTGATCTCCTCGTCCGTCTGCACGTCCTGGCCGGGATAGAGCTCGCGGCCGGCCCATTCCGCCATGGCCGGCTGGGCGACAATCTCCCGTGCCTTCCTGATTCCCGCAATCATGACCCGCATGTCATGGGGGTCGGTGAAGTAGCGCGGATCCACCATCGGCTTGTCCCGATAGTCCCGGCTGCGCAGCCGTACCGTCCCGCGCGACCGCGCGTGAGTGACGTTGGGAGTCAGGCAGAACCCGTTATCGGTGGTGGGATACCCCTGCCGCAGCGTATGCATGTCGAAGGGCACGGACCCGTAGTGGAACATCAGGTCAGGCCGGTCCAGGCCTTCCTCGGTGGTGGTGAAGATCCCGATCTCCCACCACTGCGTCGATGTCTCGGGCATTGGCTGCTTGGCTTCCCACTGGATGACACCCTCCGGGTGGTCCTGCAGGTGTTCACCGACGCCCGGGGAATCCACCCGAACGTCGATGCCATGCGTTGTCAGGTGCTCGGCGGGGCCGATACCGGAGAGCATGAGCAGTTTCGGTGAGTCAATGGCCCCAGCCGACAGGATCACCTCCGACCGCGCGGTGAGGGAATGAGTGCGTCCAAAGGAGGCATCGACGACGTCGACGCCGGTGCACCGGTTGTCCGCGTCGAACGTCAGTTCACGCGCCCGGAGGTCGGTGAGCAGGGTGAAGTTGGACCGGTCAATGATCGGGTGGACGTAGGACACCGAGGACGACGCGCGGGTGCCGTCGGCCTGGCGGTTGATCTGGAAGAAGCTGGCACCGTTGATCACCGTCGCCCCGGTGTTGAAGTGGACCCGCGGGATGCCCGCCTGTTCACAGGCGTCAAGCAGTGCTTTGCCCGAGGGGTCCGACGCCGGAATGTTCATCAGGTGCACGGGGCCCGAATCGCCGTGGTGCGGAGCATCCGGGCCGGCGTCCTCGTTGGTTTCCAGGCGCTGGTACAGCGCGTAAGCGGTATCGGCGTTCCACCCCTCCGCGCCGAACTTCGCTTCCCACTCGTCGATGTCCTCCCGCGGCGCCCAGAAGGCGATACAGGAGTTGTGGCTGGAGCAGCCGCCCATCACCTTGGCGCGGGCATGGCGCATGAAGGAGTTACCGTTCTCCTGCGGTTCGATGGGGTAGTCCCAGTCGTAGCCCGACTCGAGGAGTTCCATCCACCGGTCGAGGCGGAGGATCTGGTCCACGCCGCGGTCGTCCGGCCCGGCTTCAACCAGGGCTACCTCCACGGCAGGGTCCTCGCTGAGGCGTGCTGCGACGGCGGCGCCCGCGGAGCCGCCGCCCACCACGATGTAGTCGAAGTCGGTCCTCTCGATCTGGTCAGTCACTGTTATTGGATCAGACACGGTTACTGCTCCTCTTCACGGTCCGCAAACCAGCCGGTGACCTGCGGATCGATGTTGTGGTAAATGTGCTTGGCCTCCTGGTATTCGGACAGGCCTGTCGGCCCCAGCTCGCGCCCCACGCCTGACTGCCCGAACCCGCCCCACTCGGCCTGCGGCAGGTAGGGGTGGAAGTCGTTGATCCAGATGGTGCCGTGGCGCAGCCGCCGGGCAACCCGCTGGGACTTCCCGGCGTCCTGGCTCCAGACCGCGCCGGCGAGACCGTAGTGGGTGTCGTTGCCGATCGCCACTGCCTCGTCTTCCCCGCTAAACGTCTCGACGGTGACCACCGGTCCGAATGCCTCGTCGACCACGACCGACATGCCCCGTTCCACCTGGTCGAGCACGGTGGGTGTGTAGTAGAAACCCTGTTCCAGGTCGCCGGTGCCCCAGGTGCCGCCGCAGCGCAGGCGTGCCCCCTCAGCGACTCCCTTCTCCACGTAGGCGGTCACCTTGTCGCGGTGCGCCGCCGAGATCAGTGGGCCGGTTTCGGCGTCCTCATCGAAGGGTCCCCCCAACCGGATCAGCTGTGCGCGCCGCACCAGTTCATCGGTGAAGCGTTCGGCGATGGATTCCTCGACGATCAGTCGGGCCCCGGCAGAGCAGACCTGACCGGAGTGTACAAACGCTGCGTTGAGCGCGTTGTCCACCGCGGCGTCGAAATCGGCGTCGGCGAAGACAATGTTGGGATTCTTTCCACCCAACTCCAGCGCCACCTTCTTGACGGTGGCCGACGCTGCGGCGGCAATCCTCTTCCCGGTTTCGAGGCCGCCCGTGAAGGAGACCAGATCGACGTCGACGTGCTCGGACAGTGGTGCGCCGACGGTCGCCCCGGCGCCGAGCACCAGGTTCGCTACCCCCTTCGGCAACCCCAGCTCGTCCAGTACCTCCATCATGAGGATGCACGTGTGCGGGGTGAGCTCGCTGGGCTTCAGCACGAAGGTGCAGCCGGCCGCCAGAGCCGGGGCGATCTTCCAGGCCGACTGGAGGAGCGGATAGTTCCAGGGCGAGATCAGCCCACACACGCCGACCGGCTCGTATTCAATCCGGCTCACCACGGAGGCGGTACCGGGGTCGACGAGCCGTCCCTGGTTCTGGCCAGCGAGCTTCCCGAAGTAGGTGAAGCAGCCGATGATGTCATCCATGTCGATTTCGCTTTCGACCAGGCGCTTGCCGGTGTCAAGCGTTTCGGCACGGGCAAACTCGGCCTTGCGTTCCTGCAGGCGGGCGGCGACCTTCAGCAGGAAGTCCCCGCGTTCAGGAGCTGGCACGGCGGCCCATTCGCCGCCGTCGAACGCCCGTCGTGCGGCGGCGATGGCGGCCACGGCGTCGTCGGCGGTCCCCTCCGAGACGGTCCCCACTGCGGTGCCGTCGGCGGGGCAGCGGATCTCCCGGGTGCCGCCGTCGGACGCCGGCACCCAGTGGCCATCAATGAACAGTGTTGCGGTACTCATGAGCGCTCCTCAGGGGTGGTGAAGTCGGCTTCCCAGTTGTCGGATGCCAAATGGTCGTCGGTGATCGCCGTAGTTCCTGGCGTTGCACGGTTGCTGTGCAGGAATTCAAGGTGCGTCTCGTAGTGGTCCAGCACGTCGGTGATGACCTGCTCTCTGGTGTATCCGAGCAGGTCATACCCGTTGCTGCCCTCGAGGGAGAAGACCTCCATCCGGTAGTACTTGTCGGTGGTGGAGGCGCTCTTCAACGCGTACGACGGAGTGTCGTACTGCACGGGGTACACCTGGTATTTGAACGCGCGTTCGCTGCCCAGGTTGACCGTCAGGTCCACGTGGCCAACCCCACCCGGGCCGGCGCTTCCGGAGGTCAACGTCACGTCGGCACCCTGGGCGGCCAGTTCGTCGTGGACTTCCTGGAGTGCGGGCCGCGCAACCTCGTCGATGAACCGCTGCGCCTGTTTACGTCCAGGGTAGGTCAGGACATGGGCGAGCCGCTGACGCCAGGTGCGTCCGCCGCGGGCCTCGGAACCTGACCGGCTGGAGATGATGCCGGGCAGGGACGACCGGTAGCTGTCCATCCGGGAGCCTTCCACCCGCAGCGCCTTGTACAGCCCGTACATGATGAACAGCAGCAGGATGGAGAGTGGCAGCCCCATCACCACCGTGGCGTTCTGCAGTGTCAGGACCCCGCCGACCGAGAGCATGGCCAGGGTGAGAGCGCCGGTGACCACCGCCCAGAACACCCGGAGCCACTTGGGCCCGTCGGAGTTGGCGTCCTTGAGGTGGGAAGTGAAGTTGGCCATTACCAGGGCGCCGGAGTCGGCACTGGTGACGTAGAAGAGCAGGCCGGTGAAGGTGGCAATCGCGATGATCAGGGGGGCCAATGGATACTGCTCCAACAGTCCGTAGAAGGCCCGCTCCGGGGAGTTCATGCCCACCTCGCCGAACTCGGCGTTGCCGCCCATGACAATGTCGAGGGCGCTGTTACCGAAGATCGAGATCCACAGCACGATGAAGGTGAAGGGCACGATCATGACGCCCAGGACGAACTGCCTGATGGTGCGGCCGCGGGAAATACGTGCCAGGAAGAGCCCCACGAAGGGGGCCCAGGCGATCCACCAGGCCCAGAAGAACAGCGTCCACCAGCTCAACCATTCGTCGGGCCGGTCATAGGCGAAGGTGTCCATGGTCATGCCGGGGAACTGGCTGAGGACGTCGCCCGTGTTCTGAATGATCCCGTCGAGCAGGAAACTGGTCTTGCCAGCGATCAGGATGAAGAGCATGAGCGCGCCGGCCAGCAGGACGTTCAGCTCGGACAGCCGTCTGATGCCCTTCTCAACACCCGACACGGTCGAGACGACTGCCATGACGACGGCGACGGTGATGAGGCCGATCTGGACCGCGAGGTTCTCCGGCAAACCGAACATGAGGGTGAGCCCGTAGTTGAGCTGTACGACGCCGATGCCCAGGGAGGTGGCGATGCCGAAGATGGTTCCCAGGAGTGCAGCGATATCCACTGTGTGCCCGATAGGCCCCTCGACCTTCTTGCCGAGGATGGGGTACAGCGCTGAACGGATGCTCAGGGGCAGGTTGTGGCGGTAGGCGAAGAAGCCGAGGGCAAGGCCCATCAGGGCATAGAGAGCCCAACCGGTAATCCCGTAGTGGAAGAGGGTCCAAACCATCGCCTGGCGGGCGGCCTCGACAGTCTCGCCGGCGCCCTGCGGAGGCGCAAGATACTGGGTAATGGGCTCAGCCACCGAGAAGAACATCAGATCGATGCCGATGCCGGCGGCAAACAGCATCGAAGCCCAGGTGAACATGCTGAATTGTGGCTTGGAGTGGTCCGGTCCAAGCCTGACTTTCCCTACCCGGGAGAGCGCCGCGACCAGGACAAAAATGACCACGAGGGTGACAATCAGGAAGTAATACCAGCCCATGTTGACTGAGACCCACGTGACCAGGGTGCCGATGACCGCTTCAGCGTTGCCCGGGGCGATGATGGCCCAGGCGGTGATAGCCAGAATGCCGACGGCCGAGCCGATAAAGACCGTCTTGTTGACTCTGGTTCGTGGCAAGGGGTTTGGTTCTGCACTCGGCTCGCCGGGGGAGTCCGGCCGATTCTTGATCGATTGACTCATCATTCGCCTCACAGTTGTTTGGTGCCGCGCCTCAGCTGCCTTGAAGTTAAGTGGACGGTTATAGGTATGGCGGGCTTATCTACGCTATCAAGCGTGCTCCTGCACCCCAAGTGGGGTTTTCGCTCAACTGCGATTGTGACCAATCTGCAACTCGCTCTTGTTTCCCCCGAGGCAAGGGCTAAGGGTGGGATCATGACTATCTCCCGGATTGAACTTGCCCCCGGCTTCTCCGTTAGTGCCCAAGGCTTCGGCGGTATGGCGCTCACCGACGTCTACGGTGGGTTGCCCAGTGACGAGGCGCTGGCGACCCTGAACCACGCGGTGGATATCGGGGTGACACTGATCGACACGGCAGACGTGTATGGGGCTGGCAGCAACGAGGAACTGATTGCCCGGTTGCTTCGGCATCGGCGGGGCGAGGTGGAGTTGGCGACCAAGTTCGGGATCATCGGCAGCCCCGCACAGGG comes from the Arthrobacter sp. CAN_C5 genome and includes:
- a CDS encoding diguanylate cyclase encodes the protein MKVLVVDDDPGSLMVAKAVVEHAGYECLSAADGDTAWELFQLHQPEVVVTDWVMPGMNGLELCESIRRVAEDSYTYLVLLTSFGSQDDVLAGMEAGADDYVTKPLDPFTLRTRLLVARRVTALHAQLGKYRQELTRQARTDPLTHLDNRLKLTEDLDLLHGRSQRYGGRYSLALCDVDYFKSFNDLQGHPAGDNALKLVAKTLAALARDTDGVYRFGGEEFLLILPDQGAADAEAAVDRIRSGIESLGIVHAGNPRQVLTISAGISTFTADHPVGSGQLLKEADDALYSAKAAGRNRVVSFVRAG
- a CDS encoding GMC oxidoreductase, with product MSDPITVTDQIERTDFDYIVVGGGSAGAAVAARLSEDPAVEVALVEAGPDDRGVDQILRLDRWMELLESGYDWDYPIEPQENGNSFMRHARAKVMGGCSSHNSCIAFWAPREDIDEWEAKFGAEGWNADTAYALYQRLETNEDAGPDAPHHGDSGPVHLMNIPASDPSGKALLDACEQAGIPRVHFNTGATVINGASFFQINRQADGTRASSSVSYVHPIIDRSNFTLLTDLRARELTFDADNRCTGVDVVDASFGRTHSLTARSEVILSAGAIDSPKLLMLSGIGPAEHLTTHGIDVRVDSPGVGEHLQDHPEGVIQWEAKQPMPETSTQWWEIGIFTTTEEGLDRPDLMFHYGSVPFDMHTLRQGYPTTDNGFCLTPNVTHARSRGTVRLRSRDYRDKPMVDPRYFTDPHDMRVMIAGIRKAREIVAQPAMAEWAGRELYPGQDVQTDEEITDYIRRTHNTVYHPAGTVRMGAPSDDLSPLDPQLRVKGVTGLRVADASVMPELTTVNPNITIMMIGERCADLIKQTWAT
- a CDS encoding aldehyde dehydrogenase family protein, whose translation is MSTATLFIDGHWVPASDGGTREIRCPADGTAVGTVSEGTADDAVAAIAAARRAFDGGEWAAVPAPERGDFLLKVAARLQERKAEFARAETLDTGKRLVESEIDMDDIIGCFTYFGKLAGQNQGRLVDPGTASVVSRIEYEPVGVCGLISPWNYPLLQSAWKIAPALAAGCTFVLKPSELTPHTCILMMEVLDELGLPKGVANLVLGAGATVGAPLSEHVDVDLVSFTGGLETGKRIAAAASATVKKVALELGGKNPNIVFADADFDAAVDNALNAAFVHSGQVCSAGARLIVEESIAERFTDELVRRAQLIRLGGPFDEDAETGPLISAAHRDKVTAYVEKGVAEGARLRCGGTWGTGDLEQGFYYTPTVLDQVERGMSVVVDEAFGPVVTVETFSGEDEAVAIGNDTHYGLAGAVWSQDAGKSQRVARRLRHGTIWINDFHPYLPQAEWGGFGQSGVGRELGPTGLSEYQEAKHIYHNIDPQVTGWFADREEEQ
- the betT gene encoding choline BCCT transporter BetT; this translates as MMSQSIKNRPDSPGEPSAEPNPLPRTRVNKTVFIGSAVGILAITAWAIIAPGNAEAVIGTLVTWVSVNMGWYYFLIVTLVVIFVLVAALSRVGKVRLGPDHSKPQFSMFTWASMLFAAGIGIDLMFFSVAEPITQYLAPPQGAGETVEAARQAMVWTLFHYGITGWALYALMGLALGFFAYRHNLPLSIRSALYPILGKKVEGPIGHTVDIAALLGTIFGIATSLGIGVVQLNYGLTLMFGLPENLAVQIGLITVAVVMAVVSTVSGVEKGIRRLSELNVLLAGALMLFILIAGKTSFLLDGIIQNTGDVLSQFPGMTMDTFAYDRPDEWLSWWTLFFWAWWIAWAPFVGLFLARISRGRTIRQFVLGVMIVPFTFIVLWISIFGNSALDIVMGGNAEFGEVGMNSPERAFYGLLEQYPLAPLIIAIATFTGLLFYVTSADSGALVMANFTSHLKDANSDGPKWLRVFWAVVTGALTLAMLSVGGVLTLQNATVVMGLPLSILLLFIMYGLYKALRVEGSRMDSYRSSLPGIISSRSGSEARGGRTWRQRLAHVLTYPGRKQAQRFIDEVARPALQEVHDELAAQGADVTLTSGSAGPGGVGHVDLTVNLGSERAFKYQVYPVQYDTPSYALKSASTTDKYYRMEVFSLEGSNGYDLLGYTREQVITDVLDHYETHLEFLHSNRATPGTTAITDDHLASDNWEADFTTPEERS